GATGTTATAGAACAACATGATAGGAATCAAAAAACCAATAAAAACAATCATGAAGACTAGAGCACTCGGCGAAGCAGCTGCTTCATAGATAGTGATACTGGGCGGGATTACATAGGGAAAAACAAGCAAACCCAGACCAATAAAAGTCAAGATAAACAATAAAACAGTCCAAACAAAGGGAGCGACTTCTTTCCGTTTTTGGAGACTTTGCCACAGCGCAATAATCAGAAGGACACCGAGAATGGGAATGAGTGTAAAGCCATAGATGAATGGCACTTGAAAAAGGCGATCGCGGGCACTTTCCGAGATAAATGGTGTAGTCGCAGTAATTGCGATCGCACCGATAAGAGTGGTAATGGCAGCTAGCTTGGCTGTCTTGAAGTGTGTCTCCTGTAGACTGCCTGCTGTTCGCATAATTAAGTAGGTCGAGCCAATCAGTACATAGGCTTGAATCAACGTCAGGCTAACCAGCAAGCTATGCCAGTTCAGCCAGTCCCAAAGACCACCGATATAATGGCCACTGACATCTGTTTGGATGCCTGTCAAGACACTGCCCAGCGCGAAGCCTTGAGCAAGAGCAGCCAGAAAACTACCACTCCCAAAGGCCACATTCCAGAAGCGCTTATTCTCGGCATTTTCCCGAAATTCAAAGGCAACCGCCCGCAGAATCAAGCCAAAAATCATTAGGAAAATCGGCAGATAAAGCGCGTTGAGAATCGTGCCATAGGCCAACGGGAAAGCTCCAAACAAGGCACCGCCCATCAAAACTAGCCAAGTTTCATTGGCATCCCAGATGTTGCCAAGACTGGTCATCAAAATTGTGCGGCGGTTCTCACTGCTGGCCGTCAGCGAGAGAATGCCAACGCCTAGGTCAAAGCCATCAAGAACAACATAGAGAAACAGGAATAGCGCCAGAATGACAAACCAAACCTGAGGAAGAAAATGCAGCAGGGCATCCATGGGCGATCGCTCACAACCAACAGCAAATGACTGAAAACTAAGACTCGGCGGCAGCCGTCACTGGTGCTGCAGTTTCAGGAAGCGGTAATTGGCGGTTTGGTCCCTTGATCAAAATACGGCGACCGAAATAGAGCGCCGTCACAAAGAGCACGCTGTAGAGCAGCAAAAAGGTTCCGAGAGAAGAGGCAACGGCTCCGGCAGGAACATTGGAGGCAGCATCCAGCGTTCGCAACTGGCCGTAGACGAGCCAAGGCTGACGACCCACACAACGGACAATCCAGCCCGATTCAACAGCAATGTAGCCCAAGGGCGCAGCCAACACCCAGCCCCAGAGCAGCCAGCGTTGGTTGGTGAGATTGCCGCGCAACCATTGGGTAATGGTCAGAAACATCAAGCCAGCGAGGGCAAAGCCAATGCCGACCATGGCCCGAAAGGCGTAAAAAACTAGGCCGACCATGCTGGGGCGATCGCGCGGCTCCCACTCTGATAAGCCCTTGAGCGGACGGCTGAGGCGTGGCTGAAATTCCAGAATCCAGCCTAACGCCTGCGGAACTTCTAGTGACCAGCGATTGGTTTCAGCCTTGGTATCCGGCCAAGCCAAGATGCTCCACGGTGCAGCTTCACCGGCAGGGATCGTTTCCCACTGCGCTTCCATTGCTGCCAGTTTTGTCGGCTGATATTCCCAGACTTGCTCGCCACTGAGGTGACCGACCCAGATTTGGAGTGGGGCGATCGCGATCAATGCTGAAAGGACGATCACAAAGGAGCGACGGAAAAAGTCACTTTCGCGATCGCGCAGCAGGTACCAAGCGCTGATGCCACCGACCATAAACAGCGAAGTCTCCAAAGTTGCGAGGAACATATGGGAGACGCTGACCGCCATGAAGGGATTGAAGATGATCCGGAAGTAGTCGAGCACCTGGAAGTGACCATCCTGAAGCACGGTTCCAGCCGGTGTTTGCATCCAAGAGTTGGCCGCCAAAATCCAGAAGGTCGAGAGGTTTGCCCCAAACGCCACCATGATCGTGGCGAGGTAGTGGATCACAGGCGGCACGCGATTCCAGCCAAACAGCATGATCCCCAAGAAGCCCGCTTCCAACATGAAGGCCATCGCACCTTCAAAGCCGAGAATGCTGCCGAAGAAATCACCGACCGCTTCTGAGAAGGGCGCCCAGTTGGTTCCAAACTGAAATTCCATCGGCAGCCCCGAGGCAACACCAATCCCAAAGTTGAGGACGTAGAGTTTGGCCCAAAAACGAGCGTGATGGTAATAATCCGGGTTGCGCGTCCGTAGCCACAGACCCTCCACAATCACCAAAAAAATGGCCAAGCCTGTCGTCAATACCGGCCAGAGCATGTGAAAAATGGCGGTGACAGCAAACTGCAATCGAGAGAGCGTGGCGGTGTCGGCAAGCCAAGACATAAGGCTGGGGGGCGATCGTGCCCCCATTGTGACGATATTTTTCTCTGGAGTTCTAGAAAATCTGCATTCCCTGACCTCCTGCCTCAGTCCAAGCGATCGCCCCAACCTTGAACATCCCGAGGCGGCTGGGCTGTGACGCTGCACCGTCTCTTGGTGGTCTTACCCAGTGCGTTGATTGCCGCGCGATCGCGGCGACAGGTGCGCGAAGCTTTGCAGGCCCAAGGATTTGAAGTGCTGCTGCCTCGCTGTCGGGAGCCGCACGAGATTTCAGCTCTAATCCGATCACACTCAGCAGTCGAAGGGCTGGTGACAGCGACGGATCCAGAAACCGTCAGTGCGGTTCTCATGGTTTGGCCTAGCGATCGCCCTTGGTTGCTGCTGCCATTGGGAAGCGATCGCCAGCTCTGCGAGGAGTTGCAGCTCTGGAGCAACTGGCAAACCGCGATCGCACAATTGAGGCGAGCTTCAAGCAGCTCAATTCCAGTTGGCCTCGTGGACGATCGCCCCTTTCTGGGCAGCCTGAAGCTGGGACTATCACAACCGATGGCAGGCTTACACCAGCAATGGCGCCAGTATCCCTGGCAGTCAGAAGCTGTAAGAGCTGCGCTGAAGTTGTCTTGGTTGGGGCAGCGCTTTCAGGTAGAGGGAAAAACCGCTTCGCAACAGTGGAGCTGGCGCACCACCCAACTGCAGATCGCCTGTGGGCGCGATCGCCGCTTCTGGCTCAGTCACTGGGAGACCGAGCGATCGCGCCGGCCCGGAGACCCTTGGCCATCGCCAACTCGGCAGCAAGTTGAGGCTCCGCTGCAAATCCAGGCACATCCCAGCCAACCGCTCTGGTACCTCGGGCAGCGTCTTCCCGATGGACCTTGGCACCTTCAGCACCGTCCCCAGTCCCAAGTTCTGTTTGCACCTCCTGCCGTTAATCCCAAGGCTGTTCGCTGATGTCTGCTCTTCTTCGTGCCCGACTAGTGGAAATTGAGAAGGAACTCCGCTCCTACGACTATCCGGGCTGGGAAGTACAGCGCTATCAAGACGACGAACAAATTCGGATTCATGCTGTGCTGGAAAGCGATCGCACCCTGACTGAAGCAGAGTTCGTCCTGCTGTTGGATGCTGTGGACGATCGCCCCGACAGCGCCGAGTGTTTTTATGCCGACTACAGCAGCGATCGTGAGGTGACGATCAGCGGCGATTTTGAGCTGGTGCTCGAGATTTTCCGGCAGATGCTCAATGAGCAATTTCAGGTTTGGACTGGCAGTCTGCAGCCGTTGACGTCTCTGTTTGCTAGGGCAATGGCAGAAACGGAAACAGACTTTTCGCCGCTTTGAGAACCCCGAGGAAGAACGCCAGTTCTCGCACTGATGGGTTGAGTCCTCTGACGGGGTCGGGGTCAGTCTGCAAGCGCTGCTGCAAGATGGTGTATTCCTCTGGCGTCAGGGGGCGACCATCGAGAGGCGATCGCCCGTCCAAAATGATTTCTTGGCGCAGTACCTCTTCTGGCAGATCCAGGAGAGTCTCTGCCGCAATGGCCGATTGGAGGCTTAAAATCAGCCCCCCAGCAAGGAGCAGTTGGCTGCGCATTGGGGCAACTTAGCAAACGCTTGGGTTCACTTTGCCATAGTCCAACCGCAGCGATCGGCGGCTGAAGCTACCGTCTAACACCGCTCAGCCGTGCTTTTCAGCCCCGCCGTAAGATGGGAAGGTTACCGCCACGCGATCGCTCATTCATGTTTGACGCTCTTGCCGAACGCCTAGAACAAGCCTGGACTAAGCTCCGGGGCCAGGACAAAATCAGCGAATCAAACGTCCAAGAGGCGCTCAAAGAAGTCCGGCGCGCCCTGCTCGAAGCGGACGTCAACCTCGGCGTTGTCAAAGAATTTATTGCTCAAGTCCAAGAAAAAGCGGTCGGGACGCAGGTCATCAGCGGGATTCGGCCCGACCAACAGTTCATCAAGGTCGTCTACGACGAGCTGGTGCAGGTCATGGGCGA
The sequence above is a segment of the Synechococcus elongatus PCC 11801 genome. Coding sequences within it:
- a CDS encoding cytochrome ubiquinol oxidase subunit I, producing MSWLADTATLSRLQFAVTAIFHMLWPVLTTGLAIFLVIVEGLWLRTRNPDYYHHARFWAKLYVLNFGIGVASGLPMEFQFGTNWAPFSEAVGDFFGSILGFEGAMAFMLEAGFLGIMLFGWNRVPPVIHYLATIMVAFGANLSTFWILAANSWMQTPAGTVLQDGHFQVLDYFRIIFNPFMAVSVSHMFLATLETSLFMVGGISAWYLLRDRESDFFRRSFVIVLSALIAIAPLQIWVGHLSGEQVWEYQPTKLAAMEAQWETIPAGEAAPWSILAWPDTKAETNRWSLEVPQALGWILEFQPRLSRPLKGLSEWEPRDRPSMVGLVFYAFRAMVGIGFALAGLMFLTITQWLRGNLTNQRWLLWGWVLAAPLGYIAVESGWIVRCVGRQPWLVYGQLRTLDAASNVPAGAVASSLGTFLLLYSVLFVTALYFGRRILIKGPNRQLPLPETAAPVTAAAES
- the cydB gene encoding cytochrome d ubiquinol oxidase subunit II, whose product is MDALLHFLPQVWFVILALFLFLYVVLDGFDLGVGILSLTASSENRRTILMTSLGNIWDANETWLVLMGGALFGAFPLAYGTILNALYLPIFLMIFGLILRAVAFEFRENAENKRFWNVAFGSGSFLAALAQGFALGSVLTGIQTDVSGHYIGGLWDWLNWHSLLVSLTLIQAYVLIGSTYLIMRTAGSLQETHFKTAKLAAITTLIGAIAITATTPFISESARDRLFQVPFIYGFTLIPILGVLLIIALWQSLQKRKEVAPFVWTVLLFILTFIGLGLLVFPYVIPPSITIYEAAASPSALVFMIVFIGFLIPIMLFYNIYNYVVFRGKVEVEHSEVTGLPQDA